A window of the Canis aureus isolate CA01 chromosome 29, VMU_Caureus_v.1.0, whole genome shotgun sequence genome harbors these coding sequences:
- the MARCHF8 gene encoding E3 ubiquitin-protein ligase MARCHF8 isoform X2, whose translation MLPLLESTENEKTLGHSMSHSSNISKAGGSSLASAPASAFSRASVTPSNQDICSASTVCSECCHQSPVQSAVVLKAPQCQSSLTQGLTVTVICKDTLSKRNSRGSERAPALKSADSTKARRTLKCSKSLNDVGEKAQDTVGSFDYVERTWSEGKLILPQDPGLRVNRFHQKEKRELHCKTLGSSKQSCVSFLSANCSTASEMEAGKGGTHIPLLEEKTDGETMSRSRRLLQCLFLLSRGSSASGPHGLPELESCATHLHTAESSSGLAGSTGFCSDEMGDDDVFEESTSAKWRSKVLRAPLCSVEKDSDLDCPSPPSEKCPPVSPVSTSGDACRICHCEGDEESPLITPCRCTGSLHFVHQTCLQQWIKSSDTRCCELCKYEFIMEIKLKPLRKWEKLQMTASERRKIMCSVTFHVIAITCVVWSLYVLIDRTTEEIKHGQATGILEWPFWTKLVVVAIGFTGGLLFMYVQCKVYIQLWKRLKAYNRVIYVQNCPETSKKSIFENSALTEPNFENKDGHGICHSDTNSSCWTEPEDTGTEIVHV comes from the exons TGCCAGTACGGTGTGTTCTGAGTGTTGTCACCAAAGTCCCGTGCAGTCTGCTGTTGTCTTGAAAGCTCCTCAGTGCCAGAGTTCTCTGACACAAGGGCTCACTGTGACAGTTATCTGTAAAGACACATTGTCCAAGAGAAATTCCCGAGGTTCAGAACGGGCCCCAGCCTTGAAGTCTGCTGACAGCACCAAAGCCAGAAGAACACTAAAGTGCTCGAAATCCCTAAACGATGTGGGTGAGAAGGCCCAGGATACTGTGGGAAGTTTTGACTATGTGGAAAGAACTTGGTCCGAAGGGAAACTGATACTTCCTCAAGATCCAGGTCTAAGAGTTAACAGGTTccatcagaaggaaaaaagagaactgcATTGCAAAACTCTTGGCAGTTCCAAACAGTCTTGTGTTTCATTCCTTTCTGCCAATTGTTCAACTGCCTCAGAGATGGAAGCTGGCAAGGGGGGCACGCACATCCCTCTTttggaagagaaaacagatggTGAAACCATGTCTAGGAGCCGGCGCCTGCTCCAGTGCCTGTTCTTGCTCTCGCGCGGCTCCAGTGCCAGTGGCCCACATGGGCTCCCCGAGCTGGAGAGCTGTGCCACCCACCTGCACACCGCTGAGTCCTCCAGTGGGCTGGCAGGGAGCACAGGCTTCTGCTCTGATGAGATGGGAGATGATGATGTCTTTGAGGAGAGCACATCTGCAAAGTGGAGGAGCAAGGTCCTGCGGGCACCCCTCTGCTCAGTAGAGAAGGACAGTGACCTGGATTGTCCTTCTCCCCCCTCTGAAAAATGCCCCCCTGTCTCTCCTGTGTCCACGTCAGGGGATGCCTGCAG GATCTGCCACTGTGAAGGGGATGAAGAGAGCCCCTTGATCACCCCCTGCCGCTGCACAGGGAGCCTCCACTTTGTGCACCAGACCTGCCTGCAGCAGTGGATCAAGAGCTCTGACACACGCTGCTGTGAGCTCTGCAAGTACGAGTTCATCATGGAGATCAAGCTGAAGCCTTTGAGAAAA TGGGAGAAGTTGCAGATGACGGCTAGTGAGCGCAGGAAGATAATGTGCTCAGTGACATTCCATGTCATCGCCATCACCTGTGTGGTCTGGTCCTTGTATGTGCTCATTGACCGAACCACTGAGGAGATCAAACATGGACAGGCAACAG GAATCCTAGAGTGGCCATTTTGGACTAAACTGGTGGTTGTGGCCATTGGCTTTACTGGCGGACTTCTTTTTATGTACGTTCAGTGCAAAGTGTACATACAATTATGGAAGAGACTCAAGGCTTATAACAGAGTAATCTATGTTCAGAACTGTCCAGAAACAAGCAAAAAGAGTATTTTTGAAAACTCTGCACTAACAGAACCcaactttgaaaataaagatgGACATGGAATCTGCCATTCCGACACAAACTCTTCTTGTTGGACAGAACCTGAAGACACTGGAACAGAAATCGTTCATGTCTGA
- the MARCHF8 gene encoding E3 ubiquitin-protein ligase MARCHF8 isoform X3, whose product MSHSSNISKAGGSSLASAPASAFSRASVTPSNQDICSASTVCSECCHQSPVQSAVVLKAPQCQSSLTQGLTVTVICKDTLSKRNSRGSERAPALKSADSTKARRTLKCSKSLNDVGEKAQDTVGSFDYVERTWSEGKLILPQDPGLRVNRFHQKEKRELHCKTLGSSKQSCVSFLSANCSTASEMEAGKGGTHIPLLEEKTDGETMSRSRRLLQCLFLLSRGSSASGPHGLPELESCATHLHTAESSSGLAGSTGFCSDEMGDDDVFEESTSAKWRSKVLRAPLCSVEKDSDLDCPSPPSEKCPPVSPVSTSGDACRICHCEGDEESPLITPCRCTGSLHFVHQTCLQQWIKSSDTRCCELCKYEFIMEIKLKPLRKWEKLQMTASERRKIMCSVTFHVIAITCVVWSLYVLIDRTTEEIKHGQATGILEWPFWTKLVVVAIGFTGGLLFMYVQCKVYIQLWKRLKAYNRVIYVQNCPETSKKSIFENSALTEPNFENKDGHGICHSDTNSSCWTEPEDTGTEIVHV is encoded by the exons TGCCAGTACGGTGTGTTCTGAGTGTTGTCACCAAAGTCCCGTGCAGTCTGCTGTTGTCTTGAAAGCTCCTCAGTGCCAGAGTTCTCTGACACAAGGGCTCACTGTGACAGTTATCTGTAAAGACACATTGTCCAAGAGAAATTCCCGAGGTTCAGAACGGGCCCCAGCCTTGAAGTCTGCTGACAGCACCAAAGCCAGAAGAACACTAAAGTGCTCGAAATCCCTAAACGATGTGGGTGAGAAGGCCCAGGATACTGTGGGAAGTTTTGACTATGTGGAAAGAACTTGGTCCGAAGGGAAACTGATACTTCCTCAAGATCCAGGTCTAAGAGTTAACAGGTTccatcagaaggaaaaaagagaactgcATTGCAAAACTCTTGGCAGTTCCAAACAGTCTTGTGTTTCATTCCTTTCTGCCAATTGTTCAACTGCCTCAGAGATGGAAGCTGGCAAGGGGGGCACGCACATCCCTCTTttggaagagaaaacagatggTGAAACCATGTCTAGGAGCCGGCGCCTGCTCCAGTGCCTGTTCTTGCTCTCGCGCGGCTCCAGTGCCAGTGGCCCACATGGGCTCCCCGAGCTGGAGAGCTGTGCCACCCACCTGCACACCGCTGAGTCCTCCAGTGGGCTGGCAGGGAGCACAGGCTTCTGCTCTGATGAGATGGGAGATGATGATGTCTTTGAGGAGAGCACATCTGCAAAGTGGAGGAGCAAGGTCCTGCGGGCACCCCTCTGCTCAGTAGAGAAGGACAGTGACCTGGATTGTCCTTCTCCCCCCTCTGAAAAATGCCCCCCTGTCTCTCCTGTGTCCACGTCAGGGGATGCCTGCAG GATCTGCCACTGTGAAGGGGATGAAGAGAGCCCCTTGATCACCCCCTGCCGCTGCACAGGGAGCCTCCACTTTGTGCACCAGACCTGCCTGCAGCAGTGGATCAAGAGCTCTGACACACGCTGCTGTGAGCTCTGCAAGTACGAGTTCATCATGGAGATCAAGCTGAAGCCTTTGAGAAAA TGGGAGAAGTTGCAGATGACGGCTAGTGAGCGCAGGAAGATAATGTGCTCAGTGACATTCCATGTCATCGCCATCACCTGTGTGGTCTGGTCCTTGTATGTGCTCATTGACCGAACCACTGAGGAGATCAAACATGGACAGGCAACAG GAATCCTAGAGTGGCCATTTTGGACTAAACTGGTGGTTGTGGCCATTGGCTTTACTGGCGGACTTCTTTTTATGTACGTTCAGTGCAAAGTGTACATACAATTATGGAAGAGACTCAAGGCTTATAACAGAGTAATCTATGTTCAGAACTGTCCAGAAACAAGCAAAAAGAGTATTTTTGAAAACTCTGCACTAACAGAACCcaactttgaaaataaagatgGACATGGAATCTGCCATTCCGACACAAACTCTTCTTGTTGGACAGAACCTGAAGACACTGGAACAGAAATCGTTCATGTCTGA